From a region of the Candidatus Jettenia caeni genome:
- a CDS encoding phosphoenolpyruvate-protein phosphotransferase produces MDIHSINCKLLERKVKISNSNGMHARPATKFAEIANKYTSEIRIKTKNKEVDGKSVIELLTLGAENDTEIVMSAKGVDAAEALDALEGLVKSKFEEEFMEIRKGIAVSPGVVIREAFMFESEGYRIPRHIIRKEEVDGEIYRLEKAIEDSKKEIQDLESRVSENLGSEIGSIFGTHRMVLQDVRLKNEIIDKIKKTNFTPEFAVSLALRVYIRKFQDVNDSYLAERVSDIFDVERRLLRNLLGEKREELKNLAQEVVLIAHDISPSQTASLDTEKVRGFATDVGGRTSHTAIVARALGIPAVVGLGTITTDIFGGDTVIVDGNRGIVIVRPDEETLLTYQSKVKSIHVFEEKLATELKDQPSTTRDGKHISIYGNIEFPKETHINTKYGAEGIGLYRTEFLYLGSPTPPTEEEHLEAYTSVVRELKEKPIIIRTLDLGADKFALSDDRKEGNPFLGCRSIRYCFENPSIFRIQLRAILRASAMGDVKILFPLISSLQELRRAKQMVWEVMKELDKEEIPFNKNIEMGIMIEVPSSVMIADTLAKECDFFSIGTNDLIQYSLAVDRNNERVAYLYCPVHPAILRLLKLAIKAAEENNIPVGICGEMGSEVEYAIPLIGLGITEFSVAPATIIPEIKKIIRSVTLEKAKEVAETACRFDDPEKTMNYLRNIAIEILPEAF; encoded by the coding sequence ATGGATATTCATAGTATCAATTGTAAATTATTAGAAAGAAAAGTAAAAATCTCCAATTCCAATGGCATGCATGCCCGGCCTGCTACTAAATTTGCTGAAATTGCCAATAAATATACATCAGAGATTCGTATAAAAACAAAAAATAAAGAGGTTGATGGTAAAAGCGTCATTGAGCTCTTAACTCTTGGTGCTGAAAATGATACAGAGATAGTAATGAGTGCGAAAGGAGTTGATGCAGCAGAGGCGCTGGACGCACTGGAAGGCCTGGTAAAGAGTAAATTTGAAGAAGAATTCATGGAGATCAGGAAGGGAATTGCGGTTTCACCAGGGGTGGTCATCCGTGAGGCCTTTATGTTTGAGAGTGAAGGATACCGCATCCCCCGCCATATTATACGAAAAGAAGAGGTAGATGGAGAAATCTACAGACTTGAGAAGGCCATAGAAGATTCCAAAAAGGAAATTCAGGATTTAGAATCGAGAGTCTCTGAGAATTTAGGTTCCGAAATTGGATCTATCTTTGGCACACACCGAATGGTCTTACAAGACGTACGTTTAAAAAATGAAATTATCGATAAAATAAAGAAGACAAATTTCACACCGGAATTTGCTGTATCCCTGGCCTTACGTGTTTACATCAGAAAATTTCAGGACGTTAATGATTCTTATCTGGCAGAAAGAGTAAGTGATATTTTCGATGTTGAACGAAGGCTTCTCAGAAATTTGTTGGGTGAAAAAAGAGAAGAGCTGAAGAATCTTGCCCAGGAGGTGGTATTAATAGCACATGATATTTCACCTTCTCAAACTGCTTCACTTGATACTGAGAAAGTAAGAGGATTTGCCACTGATGTAGGCGGAAGGACGTCCCATACTGCCATAGTTGCCCGCGCTTTGGGCATACCGGCTGTAGTCGGATTAGGCACCATTACTACAGATATCTTTGGCGGAGATACCGTAATTGTAGATGGCAACAGAGGTATTGTTATTGTCAGGCCTGACGAAGAAACACTCTTAACCTATCAAAGCAAGGTTAAGAGCATCCATGTCTTTGAGGAAAAATTAGCAACCGAACTGAAAGATCAACCATCTACAACCCGGGACGGAAAACATATTTCCATTTATGGGAATATTGAGTTTCCAAAAGAAACCCATATAAATACAAAATACGGCGCTGAGGGAATTGGACTTTATAGAACAGAATTCCTTTATTTAGGTTCGCCTACACCTCCAACAGAAGAAGAACATTTAGAAGCCTATACCTCTGTTGTCCGGGAATTAAAGGAGAAACCTATTATTATTAGAACACTTGATTTAGGAGCAGATAAATTTGCTCTTTCTGATGATAGAAAAGAAGGAAACCCTTTTTTGGGATGTCGTTCTATACGTTATTGTTTTGAAAACCCATCCATATTTAGAATACAATTAAGAGCAATTTTACGAGCTTCGGCCATGGGAGATGTAAAAATTTTATTTCCTTTAATATCTTCCCTTCAGGAATTGAGGCGTGCGAAACAAATGGTTTGGGAGGTCATGAAAGAATTAGATAAAGAGGAAATCCCGTTCAATAAAAACATCGAGATGGGAATTATGATTGAAGTCCCTTCATCTGTTATGATTGCAGATACCCTGGCGAAAGAATGTGACTTCTTTAGCATCGGAACTAACGATCTTATCCAGTATTCTTTGGCTGTAGACAGAAATAATGAACGGGTGGCTTATTTATATTGTCCTGTACATCCTGCCATCTTAAGGCTTTTGAAACTTGCAATAAAAGCAGCAGAAGAAAATAATATCCCTGTAGGAATTTGCGGAGAAATGGGAAGTGAAGTCGAATATGCCATACCCCTTATTGGATTAGGAATTACAGAGTTTAGTGTAGCGCCAGCCACTATTATACCTGAAATAAAAAAGATTATCCGGTCTGTTACCCTGGAAAAAGCAAAAGAAGTAGCGGAAACAGCTTGCCGTTTTGATGACCCGGAAAAAACAATGAATTATCTCAGGAACATCGCTATTGAAATATTGCCAGAGGCCTTTTGA
- a CDS encoding putative PTS system component, whose protein sequence is MKLTDFIVEDAIITELKATEKEAVIREMVFSLKDAQKINSKDVENVIKSLMKREELGSTGIGKGVAVPHTKHDCTKKIVGTIARSSSGVDFNALDGEPVYLFFLLLSPNDSAGSHLAALEKISTVIRDNDFRRFMREANGKTGIIEILKEVDGIQV, encoded by the coding sequence ATGAAACTAACTGATTTTATTGTAGAAGACGCTATTATTACAGAGCTTAAAGCTACTGAAAAAGAAGCGGTAATCCGGGAAATGGTATTTTCTCTTAAAGACGCGCAGAAAATTAATAGTAAAGATGTTGAGAATGTTATTAAATCCCTTATGAAAAGGGAAGAATTGGGAAGTACTGGCATAGGAAAAGGCGTAGCTGTTCCTCATACGAAACATGATTGTACAAAAAAGATCGTGGGAACAATAGCACGGTCATCAAGTGGTGTTGACTTCAATGCCCTGGACGGGGAACCTGTCTACCTTTTCTTCTTGTTACTTTCTCCCAACGATTCTGCCGGATCGCATCTTGCCGCATTAGAGAAAATATCTACAGTTATAAGAGATAATGATTTCCGCCGCTTTATGCGTGAAGCGAATGGTAAAACCGGTATTATTGAAATATTAAAAGAGGTTGATGGTATTCAAGTTTGA
- a CDS encoding sigma-54 modulation protein yields the protein MENITIVARHLEITEAIKNYALQKAQKIKKFFEWILQIQVTLDIDGDNSHRAEMIVSVSRGPAMVAVASNPDMYRSIDLVVDKIEAQLKKHKGKIQTKIVRRKKPSTTETEGLESGAGA from the coding sequence TTGGAAAACATCACAATTGTTGCAAGGCATTTAGAGATAACAGAGGCTATTAAAAATTATGCCTTGCAAAAGGCCCAAAAAATAAAAAAATTTTTTGAATGGATTTTACAGATACAAGTTACCCTGGATATTGATGGTGACAATAGTCATAGAGCTGAAATGATTGTTTCGGTCTCAAGAGGCCCTGCAATGGTTGCGGTGGCATCAAATCCCGATATGTATCGTTCAATTGACCTTGTGGTAGATAAAATTGAGGCCCAACTGAAAAAGCATAAAGGAAAAATTCAAACAAAGATTGTCCGTAGAAAAAAACCCTCAACCACTGAAACAGAAGGTCTTGAAAGTGGGGCAGGAGCATGA
- a CDS encoding putative phosphoribosyltransferase gives MLSTYLHAFLDLFYPRLCLHCNRNLNNSFEFNICSTCKKQIPYRDDTYCIRCGITLGPYNISNMKEGCAVCKGRYLHFETITSVTYYDGVIKTLIHKFKYSRQKFLSEILNDIILADQRLKEIVPNIDIIIPVPLYWLKKRHRGFNQSELLSRGIQRHFFKPISANNLCRIKNTLSQTQLSKNQRQANVYNAFFIKYPELLKGKKILLVDDVLTTGITATECSRKLKEAGVQSIHLLILATVRL, from the coding sequence ATGCTAAGCACTTACTTACATGCATTCTTAGATCTTTTTTATCCCCGATTATGCCTCCATTGTAACCGCAATCTGAATAATTCATTTGAATTCAATATTTGTAGTACTTGCAAAAAACAAATTCCTTATCGTGATGATACCTATTGTATCCGATGCGGTATTACTTTAGGACCTTATAATATATCGAATATGAAAGAAGGATGTGCAGTATGCAAAGGGAGATATCTTCATTTTGAGACTATCACATCGGTTACTTATTATGATGGCGTTATTAAGACATTGATACATAAATTTAAATATTCCAGGCAGAAATTTTTATCCGAAATCCTTAATGATATCATACTAGCAGATCAAAGGCTGAAAGAAATTGTCCCGAATATAGATATTATAATACCAGTACCTCTTTACTGGTTAAAGAAACGACACCGTGGTTTCAATCAATCCGAACTTTTATCGCGGGGAATTCAAAGACATTTCTTTAAGCCCATATCTGCAAATAACCTCTGCCGTATAAAAAATACTTTATCACAGACACAACTATCAAAAAATCAACGGCAGGCAAACGTTTATAATGCATTTTTTATCAAGTATCCTGAATTATTAAAAGGGAAAAAAATATTACTGGTAGATGATGTATTAACCACCGGTATAACTGCAACAGAGTGTTCCAGGAAGTTAAAAGAAGCCGGAGTCCAATCTATTCACCTGCTTATCTTAGCAACGGTAAGGCTATAA
- a CDS encoding putative transporter protein, with protein MFSRLDNYILRAFIPTFFLCLIIISGIYVIIDILQKLGDFLDMGGEAFMTGIRYYIYLFPVIIFQFFPAITLIAVSIVLVRMVKNREILAMQVAGISLYRILLPIFVVTVFLSFASFGDQEWIIPRFAERLEELQQASFSSNIQRNLLLEDNKNNTLIRIWKYNNKTQHMESVFILARYENRKKKFTINAEEGTWLGDNTWLLTKVVKHVYDEQGKWIAPVQKIDGLEFESTITPGELGKIKLDPSLLNFEQLKNLCKNEPDNPRNSVLFHSRIAYTLTHFVLLLLGIPLVVGFERLSRNLFLRVGLCVLICGIFYALLFICSNLGNTGMLHPILAAWLPIIIFGSAGLLFFDMMRM; from the coding sequence ATGTTCTCAAGATTAGACAACTATATATTAAGAGCTTTTATTCCAACATTTTTCTTATGCCTCATCATTATTTCAGGGATCTATGTCATCATTGACATCCTTCAAAAATTAGGAGATTTTTTGGATATGGGAGGAGAAGCATTTATGACAGGAATACGTTATTATATCTATCTCTTTCCCGTAATTATTTTTCAATTTTTTCCTGCCATCACCCTGATAGCCGTTAGCATTGTCCTTGTACGGATGGTAAAAAATCGGGAAATACTGGCTATGCAGGTTGCCGGCATCTCGCTGTACAGGATATTACTTCCTATCTTTGTTGTTACTGTATTTCTGTCCTTTGCCTCTTTTGGTGACCAGGAATGGATTATTCCACGGTTTGCTGAAAGGCTGGAGGAGTTACAACAAGCTTCATTCAGCAGTAATATCCAACGCAATCTCCTCCTGGAAGATAATAAGAACAATACGTTAATACGTATATGGAAATACAATAATAAAACACAACATATGGAGTCCGTATTTATCCTTGCACGCTATGAAAACAGAAAAAAGAAATTTACTATCAACGCCGAGGAGGGAACATGGCTGGGAGACAATACATGGTTACTTACCAAGGTGGTAAAACATGTTTATGATGAACAGGGTAAATGGATTGCGCCGGTACAAAAAATCGATGGTTTAGAATTTGAATCAACGATAACTCCCGGAGAACTGGGGAAGATTAAGTTAGATCCTAGTTTATTAAATTTTGAGCAATTAAAAAATCTCTGTAAAAATGAGCCAGATAATCCGAGAAATAGTGTATTATTTCATTCCAGGATTGCTTACACCCTTACTCACTTTGTACTTCTTTTACTCGGTATACCACTGGTAGTTGGATTTGAACGGTTAAGCAGGAATTTGTTTTTACGAGTAGGTTTATGTGTTCTTATTTGCGGTATTTTCTATGCACTGCTGTTTATCTGTTCCAACCTTGGTAACACAGGAATGCTTCATCCGATATTAGCGGCATGGCTGCCTATTATTATTTTTGGATCCGCAGGATTATTGTTTTTTGATATGATGAGAATGTAA
- a CDS encoding 2-amino-4-hydroxy-6-hydroxymethyldihydropteridine pyrophosphokinase, which produces MVRVCVSLGSNVGNRASNLLHAYDRIISLAGIQSVKLSRFYETIPVGGPPQPMFLNAALSMKTVVSSSQLLKQFQHIETLMGRIRTIKWGPRTIDIDILLCGDEIIDKDYLKIPHPLMHTRSFVLEPLAEIEPDIVHPLFKKTILQLYKELQIS; this is translated from the coding sequence ATGGTACGTGTTTGCGTTAGTTTGGGTTCAAATGTTGGAAATCGGGCAAGCAATTTGTTGCATGCTTACGATCGCATTATTTCTCTTGCAGGAATACAGTCCGTAAAGCTTTCCCGGTTTTACGAAACAATACCGGTGGGAGGTCCTCCCCAGCCAATGTTTTTAAATGCGGCTCTCAGTATGAAAACGGTAGTATCCTCTTCCCAGTTACTCAAACAATTCCAGCATATAGAAACCCTCATGGGCAGGATCAGAACGATAAAATGGGGACCCAGAACCATTGATATAGACATCTTGCTTTGCGGTGATGAGATCATAGATAAAGATTATTTGAAAATACCTCACCCTTTGATGCATACACGGTCATTTGTTCTGGAACCACTGGCTGAGATTGAGCCGGATATTGTTCATCCCCTCTTTAAAAAGACTATTCTCCAATTATATAAAGAACTCCAGATTTCATAA
- a CDS encoding conserved hypothetical iron sulfur protein: MNTLKHFVTENILPCVEMPGQYIGGEWNSITKDHADSEVKIVLAFPDTYSIGMSHLGIQILYGLLNDRKDTVCERVFAPLEDMELLMRKHQIPLFSLETYTPLKEFDMVGFSLQYELSYTNVLNMLDLSGIPIIASERNETDPLVIAGGPAAISPEPMADFIDIFLVGDGEESLPQLIELYKDMKQRGLSRKERIISLAQTLRNAYTPSLYTVSYHLDNTLREIRPKLSGLPSTIRSASVRDLNKTYYPTKPIVPYVKTIHDRITIEVMRGCTQGCRFCQAGMSKRPTRPRTVENVLKLSELSYANTGHNEISLASLSISDYPFLKPLMEQMNCIFTRKQVNISFPSLRVNEQLVLLPSMLNTVRKSGLTLAPEAATQNLRKIINKNITDEDLYRGIEEAFKQGWNLVKLYFMIGLPTETDDDIDAIARLAYNISDLRKGVCGSFGQVNISIAPFVPKAHTPFQWQPMITLERIKEIRNTLFKRIQRKCIRIKFHNAERSILEGIFARGDRRLGEVIFMAWQDGCKFDAWEEHFKFQKWLDAFHKAGIDWSFYAHRQRNEDEVFPWDHINCGVVKPFLIEENRKSSNREFTLDCRTDNCPDCGSCARSKNFCAAE, encoded by the coding sequence ATGAATACATTAAAACATTTCGTAACAGAGAATATATTGCCATGCGTGGAAATGCCCGGGCAGTATATTGGAGGAGAATGGAATTCCATTACGAAAGACCATGCTGATAGCGAAGTAAAAATTGTGCTGGCGTTTCCTGATACCTATAGTATCGGTATGTCTCATTTAGGCATTCAAATCCTTTACGGGCTCCTCAACGACCGAAAGGACACTGTTTGTGAGAGGGTCTTTGCCCCTTTGGAAGATATGGAATTGCTTATGAGGAAGCACCAGATTCCCCTATTCTCTCTCGAAACCTACACACCTTTGAAAGAGTTCGATATGGTAGGTTTCTCACTCCAATATGAATTATCGTACACAAATGTTTTAAACATGCTTGATCTCTCAGGAATTCCTATCATAGCATCGGAACGAAATGAGACAGATCCTCTTGTCATTGCAGGTGGCCCGGCCGCTATTTCTCCCGAACCTATGGCAGACTTTATCGATATCTTCCTTGTAGGAGACGGAGAAGAAAGCTTGCCGCAGCTTATTGAGCTCTATAAGGATATGAAGCAGCGAGGACTCTCCCGGAAAGAGAGGATTATTTCTCTGGCACAAACCCTGAGAAATGCCTATACTCCTTCTCTCTATACTGTCTCATACCATTTGGATAATACCCTGCGAGAGATACGTCCAAAATTATCCGGTCTGCCATCAACGATACGCTCTGCTTCCGTCAGGGATTTAAATAAGACCTATTATCCGACAAAACCTATTGTACCCTATGTAAAAACCATTCACGATCGCATTACCATTGAGGTCATGCGTGGCTGTACACAGGGGTGCCGGTTTTGTCAGGCTGGTATGAGTAAGCGCCCTACCCGTCCTCGTACGGTGGAAAATGTCCTGAAGTTATCAGAACTTAGCTATGCAAATACAGGACATAACGAGATTTCCCTGGCATCTCTTTCTATTAGCGACTACCCGTTCTTAAAGCCATTGATGGAACAGATGAATTGTATCTTTACCCGGAAACAGGTAAATATCTCTTTCCCGTCCTTACGGGTAAACGAACAGCTTGTCCTTTTGCCGTCCATGCTAAATACCGTTCGCAAGTCAGGACTTACCCTGGCGCCGGAGGCAGCAACCCAGAATCTGCGAAAGATCATTAACAAAAACATTACCGATGAAGATCTCTACAGAGGTATTGAAGAAGCCTTTAAACAGGGTTGGAATCTTGTTAAACTCTACTTTATGATTGGACTCCCAACAGAAACAGATGATGATATCGATGCTATCGCACGGTTAGCCTATAATATCTCTGATTTAAGGAAAGGCGTCTGTGGCTCTTTTGGGCAAGTCAATATCAGCATTGCGCCCTTTGTGCCAAAGGCACACACCCCTTTCCAGTGGCAACCGATGATTACCCTGGAAAGGATAAAAGAAATTAGAAATACATTATTCAAGAGAATTCAGAGAAAGTGTATTCGTATTAAATTCCATAATGCAGAACGGAGTATTCTGGAAGGAATATTTGCACGCGGGGACAGAAGATTAGGCGAGGTTATTTTTATGGCGTGGCAGGACGGATGTAAGTTTGATGCATGGGAAGAACATTTCAAATTTCAAAAATGGCTGGATGCATTTCATAAAGCCGGAATAGACTGGAGCTTTTACGCACACCGACAAAGAAACGAAGACGAGGTATTTCCCTGGGATCACATCAATTGTGGCGTTGTAAAACCCTTCCTTATAGAAGAAAACCGGAAATCATCAAACAGGGAATTCACCCTGGATTGTCGTACAGATAATTGCCCCGATTGCGGAAGCTGTGCGCGGTCTAAAAATTTCTGCGCTGCAGAATGA
- a CDS encoding cell shape determining protein RodA: MSSKVNLRNFDWLIFLILCTILTIGVFFVWSASSERFLFKQIIWVVMGFTLFFTLLYFDYLSFEHYAYIIYASVLFLLILLLSIGGSVKGSQRWFSIGSFSVQPSEFMKITLVLTLAKFLRYKKYGLGFFDIGISLLLAFIPMALIMKQPDLGTALILVPILFSILYAAGIRLSYLLILIGTGLAISPLFWMFMLKSYQKLRIIGFLWPEKTTDWGAGYHRLQSLIAIGSGGLFGTGWGNGTQNQMKFLPERHTDFIFAVIAEEWGFLRACLVLLLYIAFVACGIGIARNTRDPYGRLVVVGLVTMFATQIVVNVGMTLGVAPIVGVTLPFISYGGSSMLTSFVALSIIFNVKMRSKIDLASRRFYEMRY; the protein is encoded by the coding sequence ATGTCAAGCAAGGTAAATCTAAGAAATTTTGATTGGCTGATATTCCTTATACTGTGCACCATTTTAACGATAGGGGTATTTTTCGTTTGGAGTGCATCGTCCGAAAGATTTTTATTCAAACAAATCATCTGGGTTGTAATGGGATTCACCCTTTTCTTTACCCTTCTTTATTTTGATTACCTTTCATTTGAACATTATGCATATATTATCTACGCATCAGTTCTTTTTCTTTTGATTTTACTACTAAGTATTGGAGGCTCTGTAAAAGGCTCACAGCGTTGGTTCTCTATTGGCTCTTTCTCTGTCCAACCCTCTGAATTTATGAAAATCACCCTGGTTCTTACCCTCGCAAAATTTCTCAGGTATAAGAAGTACGGACTGGGATTCTTTGATATAGGAATTTCTCTCCTGCTGGCATTTATACCCATGGCGCTTATTATGAAACAGCCAGACCTGGGTACAGCGTTAATTCTGGTTCCTATCTTATTCTCTATTTTATACGCTGCCGGTATCCGGCTTTCTTACTTACTCATATTAATCGGCACAGGATTAGCTATTTCACCACTATTCTGGATGTTTATGCTTAAATCGTATCAAAAATTGAGAATTATCGGCTTTCTTTGGCCTGAAAAAACTACTGATTGGGGAGCCGGTTATCATAGACTCCAATCTCTTATCGCCATTGGTTCAGGAGGTCTATTCGGAACAGGATGGGGAAATGGCACCCAAAACCAGATGAAATTTCTACCCGAGCGCCATACCGATTTTATCTTTGCCGTTATTGCCGAGGAATGGGGATTCTTACGGGCTTGTCTTGTCTTACTTCTTTACATCGCCTTCGTTGCGTGTGGTATCGGTATTGCCAGGAATACACGAGATCCCTATGGAAGACTTGTCGTAGTTGGTCTTGTCACAATGTTTGCAACCCAAATAGTAGTGAATGTCGGTATGACTTTAGGAGTAGCTCCTATCGTAGGAGTAACACTACCTTTCATTAGCTATGGAGGGTCATCTATGCTTACATCCTTTGTTGCCCTTTCCATTATTTTCAATGTCAAAATGCGCTCAAAGATCGACCTTGCATCCCGGCGCTTTTATGAAATGAGATACTAA
- a CDS encoding penicillin-binding protein, which produces MYPYRFKIILIIFALLFIGITVRLFQLQIIEGDKYKGISNSRRIDTSLLETTRGSIFDRNGRVLAMDQHIFDVSVQYKYLLYCYSTHSNKTISRITDLKIHNQTKKSCIECHENQDVWLKRLSGLLEIPQTKLLSNVKQVVERVERLKQNVEQRSGREIRIKEETEYHTVVSDVAWEKVIQIEVKQDHFPGIRITPKPKRVYPEQESASHILGYMGKLNKDEWKEYSNNWNNFLLASSSTGAETSTLLYEGYAENDMIGRTGVEAHYENELRGMRGKRFEEITCKNNQIEKIILERPSVAGNNLYLTIDSQIQAYAEKSLGANMGTIIVMDPWTGEILAMANNPRFNPNILNENFGELIKQPSKPFLNRAIQGTLPPGSIFKIITAIATLSANHINDDTVFECHGYTKYKNIILKCWSGTGHGLVTIRDAIAYSCNVFFFETAKILGGESLYALAKEFGIGEKTGIDLPYEKDGNLPKRITAPSTMNIAIGQGNLLTTPLQMVRVYAAIANGGTLVQPHVLLKITNSQEEVIRTFTSENKQKISIQPAILEIIRTSLQNVIVYGTGKDRGLDVYRVAGKTGTAETRRQNDNHAWFAGYAPYDNPRYCFVILVEHTPKHGADIACPIARELLSYLFPEINQAS; this is translated from the coding sequence ATGTATCCCTACCGGTTTAAAATTATATTAATTATTTTCGCCCTGCTTTTTATTGGCATTACCGTCCGCCTTTTTCAACTTCAAATTATCGAAGGTGATAAATATAAAGGCATCTCCAACAGTCGCCGCATAGATACGTCCCTCCTTGAAACTACACGAGGTTCCATTTTTGACAGAAACGGAAGGGTATTGGCTATGGACCAGCACATCTTTGATGTCTCGGTACAATATAAATACCTACTCTATTGCTACAGTACCCATAGTAATAAAACAATCTCCCGTATTACCGATTTAAAGATACACAACCAGACAAAAAAATCGTGTATAGAGTGCCACGAAAATCAGGATGTATGGTTAAAGAGATTATCCGGATTATTAGAAATTCCACAGACTAAGCTATTGAGCAACGTAAAACAGGTCGTTGAGAGGGTGGAAAGACTTAAGCAAAATGTTGAGCAAAGGTCGGGCAGAGAAATAAGAATTAAGGAGGAAACCGAGTATCATACGGTTGTTTCTGATGTTGCATGGGAGAAGGTTATCCAGATAGAGGTTAAACAAGATCACTTTCCCGGCATACGTATCACTCCGAAACCCAAAAGGGTTTATCCAGAACAAGAATCAGCCTCACATATTTTAGGATATATGGGTAAACTGAACAAAGATGAATGGAAAGAATATAGTAATAACTGGAATAATTTTCTTCTGGCATCGAGCAGTACTGGCGCAGAAACTTCCACATTGTTGTATGAGGGTTATGCCGAAAACGATATGATAGGAAGAACGGGCGTTGAGGCACACTATGAAAATGAATTACGCGGAATGCGTGGTAAAAGATTTGAAGAAATTACCTGTAAAAACAATCAGATTGAAAAGATAATACTCGAAAGACCCTCAGTTGCCGGAAATAATCTTTATCTGACCATTGACAGTCAAATTCAGGCTTACGCAGAAAAATCACTCGGCGCAAATATGGGGACAATTATCGTCATGGATCCCTGGACAGGTGAGATACTGGCTATGGCTAATAACCCGCGTTTTAATCCCAATATCCTTAACGAAAATTTTGGTGAACTTATCAAACAGCCTTCCAAACCCTTTCTCAATAGAGCTATACAAGGCACATTACCTCCCGGATCTATTTTTAAAATTATTACCGCAATTGCTACCTTAAGTGCAAACCATATCAATGACGATACCGTTTTTGAATGTCATGGTTATACCAAGTACAAAAATATCATTTTAAAATGCTGGTCGGGTACCGGGCATGGTTTGGTTACTATAAGGGATGCCATTGCTTATTCCTGCAATGTTTTCTTTTTTGAAACTGCAAAGATTCTCGGTGGAGAATCTTTATACGCGCTTGCAAAAGAATTCGGGATTGGTGAAAAAACAGGCATCGACCTTCCTTATGAAAAAGATGGAAATTTGCCTAAGAGAATCACCGCACCATCAACCATGAATATTGCTATTGGACAGGGAAATCTGCTCACGACACCACTTCAAATGGTTCGTGTTTATGCTGCTATAGCAAATGGTGGCACATTAGTCCAGCCTCATGTGTTATTAAAAATAACGAATAGTCAGGAAGAAGTTATCAGAACCTTTACCTCTGAAAATAAACAAAAAATATCCATACAACCTGCTATCCTCGAAATTATACGCACCTCTCTTCAGAACGTAATCGTTTATGGAACGGGAAAAGACAGAGGATTGGATGTATACAGGGTTGCCGGTAAAACAGGTACAGCGGAAACGAGGCGTCAAAATGACAACCACGCCTGGTTTGCCGGCTATGCTCCTTATGATAATCCCCGATATTGCTTCGTAATCCTCGTGGAGCATACACCAAAACACGGCGCAGACATTGCATGTCCTATTGCCAGAGAACTTTTATCTTATTTATTTCCGGAAATAAACCAGGCATCCTAG
- a CDS encoding cell shape determining protein MreD — MRWFTFFCILICISAFQSTMIQWITIGSAVPDLYFSLVVFYSFLTDIKRNTITNWFTGLSKDLLSEGSLGINSVFFVAIGLLIWSIRGILYKGHLITQVLITFIFSVIYNIFYAAYVAVSFHSLNLLPTLWIIFICSLYTAVIIPVLFWILGKFQPNQRLFSVGDR, encoded by the coding sequence ATGCGATGGTTTACATTCTTTTGCATTCTGATATGCATTTCTGCCTTTCAATCGACTATGATACAATGGATTACTATCGGGTCTGCAGTACCTGATCTGTATTTTTCATTGGTAGTATTTTATTCTTTTCTCACAGATATAAAACGAAATACCATTACCAATTGGTTCACAGGCTTATCAAAAGATTTGCTTTCAGAAGGTAGTCTTGGAATAAACTCCGTATTTTTTGTTGCTATAGGTTTGCTTATCTGGTCAATCAGGGGAATACTGTATAAAGGACATTTAATTACCCAGGTCTTGATTACCTTTATTTTTTCGGTTATTTATAATATATTCTATGCAGCATATGTTGCCGTCTCTTTTCATTCACTAAATCTTTTACCGACACTATGGATAATCTTTATCTGTTCATTATATACGGCCGTCATTATTCCTGTCTTATTCTGGATACTGGGCAAGTTCCAACCAAATCAAAGGCTTTTTTCAGTTGGGGATAGGTGA